AGCAGGCGTCGCGTGGTGCGCTCGCTTTCGGGCTCGAAACAGCGTGCGAACGGGTGCGTCTCGAATTCTCAACGAAGTGAATCGGTTTAAGTGAAAATCACTGGGCGGTTTGTGAGCCCGTAAATATTGTACCCGTTGCAGCCGCGGGTGGGCAAAGCGAAACGAACGTGTTCGGGGGTGGCTGCGAGACTCGTGCGGAACGCTCTCCTTTTTTCTCCTTCTAACCGGTTGTGCTGTTCCGCCGTTCACGCGTGCCTTCTTGCCCCTTGAAGTGGTCcgtgcgatatggtggaagaatcgATTGCACACGAAGAGACCAAGGAAGAGACGCTTAAACCTCCTCCAGCTACCTCGTGTTTCCTGCGTGTTCAAGAAAACCTTTCTGTCAATCTCTCTTCCGGAAACGAACCTGGCTGACGGTAATTCCTGCATCCTTTTGCTGGACAGACCGAATAGCGGAGAACAAAGGACCTCGTGCTTAAGCACTTCAGCGATTAGTTTCTCTTATGATCATGGTTTCCCTAATTTACCAGAGGACTCGTTAAACCCTCAGAAGGTTTGTCTTTGACTGAACCTGTACTATGAGATTCATTAACATTTGTAATGTTCTGCTTAATTATTAGTTGTCTTGAAGGCATGTGAATTGGTatgatataataggaataacagtTTGAGTATTTTGTAACTGTAGGTGTGTTAATGTTATTTAGATAGGTAGAATATCTATGTATGTATAGGTAGGAAAATGAATGTTATTTAGACAAAATCTTAGCGTCAAATTTTCCTAATGCTCTCTAGCAAGCACTGTAACCTTAAATTCTCAGATAACAGTTTGACCAGACGCAGGGTGGAACAATGGAATTAAAGCGGGATCTATAAATTTTTAACCAACGTTGCTGCAGGTTTTATCGCGTGTACATATATCGCGGTGAGGAAAGGCCACGCCCGATCCTGAAATTATCCAACCGAACGATTTCGTGCCAGCGGACACGAGGATTTCGGTAAATCCGAACTTTGCCAGCGGTTAGAAGAGTAAATACATGTGAGGACAGCAGAAGGGAACGGACTACACGCGAAATATGCTTGCCACGAACTTTTCCACGAAAATATCTTCAAAAGAATGGACCGCCTTGAATCGAACTTGCGTGGATTTCAACGTTACTCGGAATGCTTTCTCCTCGCCCATTATGGTAGCGCAAGGGAATACCTTTAAAAGCATTTTCTTCTTAAGTTAGCGACCAAATCTAGGTTTAACCTTTTTAAGCTTAAACGCGGGCATAGGTAATATATACACAGAAGGTTTTTATCTGAAAATCTAATGACCATGGCGAAAAGaatttaaagtaaaataaacgGATGTACACTGAAGTTAGTGAAAATGAATACATGATTAAATTTATTGAGATCAGAATTATAGTTATAGAAAACTAGTGTTTCTGTATAGAAATATCAGAGATTAAAGAAACTATTAGAGTATCCGTAAATTACTCAAGTAGAATGAGCGCATCATGCACAGACTTATGTAAGATACGTAATTATCTTCGAGGCACAAGTGACTCTTCTTATAGCAAATCTACAGTGCAAAAATCTTGTCACAAGTGTATTATCAATCTAACCAGTAAGACACAATTCAACAAAACCTCTGTTACAGCTTAAAATTAGGCACTTCTTGCTACATTGTTAACTACAACTGAATCCTCTaattgaaaaataaaggaagttcCTCGCTCTCTTCCCTAAAACATCAACATTTCCGTAAATTCTCAGTAAATCTTGTAAGCAATCGCTAAAAAATTCAAGACAAATCTAAGCATAAAACCCCTAAATTAATTGAGAGACTTAATCGGTGAAACTGGTACAAGCGACAGTAACTCACGAAATCTTCTGGCTCTTAGTACACACGTTAAAACAATGGAGGTTCACAGTACTATAAACGAAAAACATCTAAAAGCTCGTGAAGGATTAAATCCGGAAGGAAGGTGTCAAAGTAGCAGACAAAGGTTTCGTTTAATTCGTTTTGCTCTCGTCCTAGTCCCGGGGTATTCGCGCAGTTTTCAGACGTGAAAAAAGCCCTTGAAGCTTCAGAAGCAGCAGGAGAGCTCGTATTAGCGCCAACGAGTCAGAAAACCCTCCCGCGGCTCGCGTCGCTACAATATTTATGGGGTTGCTCGTGCGAGCGAGCGATTCTCGTTCGCGCGAGTTCGCCTCGTTGGGCGCTCAAGGTCCGAACAAGTCCTAACGCGTGTGCGGGATGAGACTGGGACGAGCGTGAAAAATTAATGAGCGAGGACGCCGACAGAGAAAGCCTTAAAACGCGAGCGAAAATGCGTGTGTACATACGCGGCTGTGCGAAAGTGGACCGATATTCAGCGGCGAATTGACTTTTAAAACGATTCCGTCCGATCGAAGCGTTTGATAGTCCAACCGGTACACTCTGAACGATAATCGCGGTGCGTATGTGTGCTCGAAGGGATGTTCCATGGGTGGAGTGTTAAAGTCAACAGTAAAATCTATTGGGGTGTAATAGCGGacatgttttgaatattgagacgTGAAGTTTAACAGTTGTCTCGAGAATTAGAGACTAAAGAGTTCATTCAGGAGTAGAGAGTATGCTAATTGTGATTCAATTGTCTTAATGCAATATGTATGCAGATAACTTTCAATTAATGTGGTAGTGAAATTAATATTGTAACAAAAGTATACTGATAGAGGTTCTGTACGTTATTTTTTAACTTTATAACTATGTTTTACGAAAAATTTTGGTATACTACTAACTCGATTACATCTACTGTTCTTTTTGACAAGAAACACTTAATATTTCTAACATTCTATAGGTGAATTACAATTTGAAGAGATTATAATTGAATAAATCGCATCCTATAAACATTGACTCGTACAGAATCAattaattttacaataataatcaGTGGTGTAAGTTATGACCAATATTAGAATATAATAatacttttcatatttttagaaCTGTCACAGAGGCACTTCTACGAAGAACATTTCTTCGAATTAGCACGATAACCAGTTGGCTCGGAATCCGTAATCAACAAATTTATACGAGTGTCAACGATAGGAATAGAAAGATCTTGGGAAGTTTTTCATGGGCAGAGCAGAAGAAAAATAAGAATTGGGAACGAGTGGGAAGATAGGAGGAAGCAGGAAGGGAGCGAGCAGGATGGCGCTCAGCCAGCGACGCTCCCAGTGTCTGCCTTAATATCCGCCACTAACATTATTTCATAAAAGTATTACTATAAATCCAAACTCGCGTTATTTAAGCACCGTGCCTCCTGCGAGGACCCGGTTCCTCGTAGGGTCTCCACCTAGCCCACTGCCGCTTCCCAACCACCGCCACCAGAAACCACCCCCTTCTCCTTTCTTCTTACATTATACCGAGCGGAGGCAACTTTTGCCACCCTCTTTTCCCTCCGTCACATTAGAGATATATTATGCAGATAGTGGAGGCGCCAACCGGAGAGAAACGCGAAAGGAACTGCGGAAATTTAAAACTTTATTTACCCTACGCCGAACGATTTCGCCACCCCTCCCACACTCGTCCCTTCCTCACATCTTCACTATCCTTCTTCTGCTTCTTTTTGGTTTTTCTTCCTTCTCGTTTTTTCCTAGCTTTTCTTGCGAGTACGCCCAGATTTCTTTAGCACTTTCTTGAGTACTTTTTTTTGCTTAAAAGGCGTATTCGGAAGACCACGAGAAGCAAAGAGAAGAGCTTTGGAAAGCGTACTCGAGGATTTcgtatttcttttctttttcaacTTTTATAATTGGCTTGGCTCTTTAGAAAATTTGGAATATTTAAAGGTATCTTTTACATTGTAATGTGAACACAATTTCTGTCTCTCTTGTGCACCTTCCATGGAAGAAACAAGGAAAAGAGGTGAAATCAATTTACGCGTAGCGTTCTTTTTAATCTTGGGGGGTTCTGCCTGTTCATCGCCTTTAAGAATAGCAGAAAAAGGATAAAAAGGGTTTGGTCGAGTTTTTCACCCTCTACTGTTCGCAGTCACAGCAAAGTGTCGACTTCGTTCGGGGGTATAAGTACTAGGTCCTCGTCGAATGCATTGAAAGAACCGGAACCGGAAATGGTTCCCTCGAATTTTCAGCAAATTCTTCTTTAACTCTCTTGATCCTGTTGAATCGTCAATCGAGACTGAGATGGACAGAGGATATAGATATTAAAATGTTCGTTTTCAGTAACGTAGAAGACATCAGAATTATTCACCTTCTACAAAGAAAATTCCTTCTGGTCCTAATTCCAGTTAAAAATCCATAAACTTCTGCGCAGGACTTTATAAATTACAACACGTTACACCGAGTATTTACTTAAGAAACAAGAACAAGGACCACTTAAGAGGATGCAAACTACACTTCCAAAAGCAACAATCCCGTAATGGGAACAATCCACGACTGTAAACACTTAGGATCCCCAATACATTCTCTCGTCGTGATCCATGCCTGAAGACGTCACTTACTCTGCAGTGTCCTTTACTATTCGTGTCCCACGAGAAGTCTCCTGGAAAACATTAAAGGCAATGCTTTCCAGCTGACTTCTCCCAGGATAATAATACCAGATACTCTGCACATTGTACATTATCCTTGATTTTGCTTCCATGCAACGAAAACTCTTTTTCCAAGTATCCAAAAGTGCAGTTCCTTCGGAACACGGTAATTCGTTGAATGCCAACCTAGATCCAACCGCTGGATCTTGTACACGTAAACCAGAACCAACGAATCGGCAAGGGTGTGGAAGAGCGAAGTGGTACGCGCCACCGAAGAGCATCGAATGAAACAGAAAGAGCAAGGCACAGATAGGCGCGTATATTCGAAGCCTGGGGGCGTTTGCATGTTCCTGGCTCCATGTCCGAGAGCATGCTTCCGGCTGATCGCCCACATACATTTTCGTTAAAACGCGTGTTCCGTTCGTTTCATTAATTTTAATGCCTGCCGAGCATTCTGTTCATTTCTGCGCAACATATGAATACGGTataccctctctctctctctctcccaccCTTGCCTCATCCAACCGATTGTTCCCTTTCTGTCTGGCGGCAGCGCGCAGCGGCGAGCGCGCGCGCGATATCTGCGGCTGTGCACCGTGGACGGGGTACGCGCGCGTGTACAGGCGGTTTTCCGCGCGTATGTCGACGCGCGCGGGCGACGTCAGCTCTGCGTATGAGAGAGCAACGGGCTCGCTCATGCGAACACGGCCTCGGGTTGGTTGATATTAATTAATAATCAGAAACAGATGCGGCCTCGGCTCGGGCTCCGCGGTACGCGGCTTCGAAACAATAATTATTTAAGTCTCTCCTCGCCCCCGCCCTCCTCAGCCCAATTTCGCTCGACCTACGCCCCTGCGTCTTCTTCCTTTTAACGCTATCCCCCCCCTCCCACGTCCCCTCGAAGCGGCCCCTGGCCCACCCACCCGAGCCGCTGGCACGGGGCTTCTCCAACGCGCCCATTGCGGCGTGCTATATAATTAAAGAGCATTCGCCGACGAATTTTCCGTCGCTCTCCCGCTTCGTTATACACGGCCCGTTACCCCCGGCACCCTTCTTTTCCAGAAGCTGTAACCCCGCAGGAATATACCCCGGAGACCTTGTgccacattttttattttcgaatGAGCTTCCACCGGTCGCAGCCGCGGCGGAAAGGTTGCGGTCCTCGCGGGGCACGTGCGCGCGCACCCCCTGACGGATCTTCTCGATCGCGAAAAGTCAGCGAACCGTTGCCATCTCTCGGGGCTAGAGGgccaggggggggggggggccagAGGCACGAGTGGATGAATGTAGAAGGAGGAAAGATTGCGCTGGCTTAACGACGGGACCGCTACCGTCGCGCTGGTTACGAATTAGGAGGATTTGGAGCAGAACGACGCGCACCCCGTTTAAAGCACGTCGAACCGTAGCGGAAAGGACGTGCGGCAATCGTTCGTTACGTCGGCCTGATTGGATCCAACCTGGCATTGATTTTAGAGGAATGATCAGCGGTTAGGTTTCGGATTTGGTCGACTTGAGGGGGATGAGATAGAATTGTCTTTTTTCGGATAAAGATATTAAACGCTTAGTAACCAGATTTTTTTTTCAGGGTCGGTGTCAACTGGAAATGACAGATTTTTTGAAACTGACGTGCATGCAGCTCGTTTTTAAGTGGATGCAGAAGTCTCACGCGATGGCGCGTGGCTGGCTGGTTGGGGAAAGTTCTTATTAGGCGCTGACGCGGGCTAGGTATTTTTGGATAATTTTGGATACTTGATGCCTTGTTTTAGTACAAAATAGCAGGCAAATATTTGTAGTAGATGCTGCTTTTCTTTATACATAGTTGAGCAGGGTAGACATACTCGTGTTAACATGGGTATGGttattaaagattaagtatGGTAATCCTAGGAATACTAGTAGTCCTTGGGTTCACAGTTCTCACAGTTCTTTGATGTATACATTTTATGTTAGATATGCAGAAGCTGTGGAAATAATTTTTTCAGGATCAATGTGTAAGAAGTGTGGGTTTAAGGAACTCTGTGCTTAGAGCACAGTATTCATAAAGTTAAGGGTGTGAGTTTTCTGAAAAACTATAGAAATATAGTAGGAAAGAATTGGGAACGAATTGTGTTGAAATCTTACTGTATGTTAGTGATTTAGAAAGACCAAGTACcagcaaatacaataaagtcAAACAGCCAAAAGGTTTTTTAATTAAGAAACTTGACAGTGGATAGAACTgtgaaaagaagaaaatacataTAACTATGTATATAGGAGATGACATTTTGCTAGTACTAAGGGTGGGCGGGTACGATGAACGAATATAAATTTGTCCATTATCCAGTGATTAGTTCACAGAGGGTTGCGTTCGTAGGCGCCCAACCCTCTCAAAATATTCTGTTGGCATGTAAAATTCATTCGACCAAAATACATTTCTGTTGAGCAATGGCGCATAATCCTGTTTCACGAATAGTTAAAACTTTAAGTATCTTCTGTCACTGTTTGTTTGCGAAATTGTATTAAATATGTACAAAATTTCACTTCTAATGTGATAATACTTTCTTACGATAGAATAATTCTTACAAGATTAAAACAAGTATTCTTGACATATGAATTAAGCATAATATGGAAATATCAAATTACTTCTATAAGAATTTTAGACGATATAACCTCGCGCTTCCCCTTATGAAggcaaacttatcgacattcgtGTACATTCAGTTGCTACACTCAAAAATTAAAATCAACATTTTAAGGCTATTGAAAGCAGCGAAGAAAGCATTTCCTTAAAAAGGGAAAGGAGTTTCACAAATTATAGAGTACACAAATATGTAtgcatatatgtatacgtattttATGTAATCGAAAGGTATGAAGTATTCGAAAAGGGTTAGATTTAAAACTGAGTAATTATATATGTCCAGTTCTTAGTAAATCGCCTTcaaataattattttgtatgatTAAAAATTATGCATGCACATAGTATACGTACATAAAAGTATTATGTTACCTTTTGATGATAAAGGAAAATGAAGTTACTTTATGTCGGCAAGGTTCTCTCCTCGTAACTCGTACGACCATCGACGACATGTATTGTAGATCTACCATCCAATGTATTCTTCTGCCACAAATGTTACCATCTTTCTGTCAGTTTCGATGTTATCGATTCAGTCTGAAATAAGATTGCAGCGCTATAGGTGACAAGAATTGGAACTAGTTATTGTTGGAAACGTTAcaacataaaaaaaattaaaatattcaaagttttttatataattattaacaaaaatttaaGAAGAATTGTGTATTATGATAAATCATGGTAATTTACGCAAAATTAAATACACCTAAATTAAGATCATTTGCATCAAGAGGATGAAATGCTGACTATAAAGACTGATTATGAGCGGTCACCCAAAACTTTAACATATTGAATGCAGAAATAATTGGATCTCAAATTAATCATTAAAATATCACATTAATTGTTTGACTGATTCTAAGACATCCGTCTAATAGAGGAGATGCAATTTTCTCTGTATACCTTGGACATGTATTTCACATTTATCTCGCGACAACACTGTAGCTATATCCTCCATATTCTACATGTTAAACGTGCTTTTCTCGAAACCGCATTTTCCAAACTGAATGGGTTAATAATTCAGTAAATTTTAAACTGATGTACTACTAAATATTTAGTAGTGGTTTCTGATACTATTCTGTCCAGTTCCCCGTATGGAATTTTCGATTGAATAATAGATACCTTTACTGTCGCGTCGGAGCCTGTCTTAGGGGGCTCGAAGTCTGAATGGGAGCCCTGAATTCTTCGGCAGGGGATGGATTGTCTTGATGATCTTCTAAACAGAGTGTCTGAAGCACTTCTCTGGCTACTTAAGTGGCCTGTCGAACCAAATTGACTGGTCAAATCAAATCAAATCAAATCAAATCAACGCCGAATACGACTTCGCTTCGGCTTCGACTACGCGGGTTCCTATTCGGGCACGACTTCCGGTTCGGATTCAACTTCGACTTCGAGTTTAGTCGATATCGAAATCGAAATCTGGGCAATCGAGAAACTTATGCTTGGCGCAGCACAAACTGCGACTATTTACCATAAGAGGGCGTTCTGAAGGAATAAACAAAGAATGAAATGATTGTTAATAcaaaatttctttaaataacTGGCAATTTTCAAATGAGACATTCGTTGTTTTCtgcttaatatttatttaatatggtTTCAAAGTGGAGAAAGTAGTAAATATatgttaaataatatttaaaatttgttcCACAAACTAGTATAAGACTAGAACTATCATTACAGAATGATAGTTTACATGTCTCATGGTTTAGATATCTGCATCTCTCCTACACCTCGACTGTGATTAAAGGTCAATTCTACTTGCATCTTAATCTACTTATGAAACACATTTGTGTGGAATGTGTACGTATAATATGACAGCTATGCTTATACATTTGTTTCCATAAGCCTGCACGGTTTAGAACGCGTGACAAAAAGTTATATGGAATAATGGATCTATATTGTACATTGTCTGTGATTCAACCACAGTTTGAAAACCATTGACAACTATTCGTACAGGTTATCGAGTGTCAAATGTCTGCTAAGTAACGTATGCACAGTCTTTGCATAGCCACGATTGTAACAGTGTCGAGCAACGTAATCATCCCTGTAAACCGCTTGTGTACAAAAGTTGTGGAGTACGAGTTAATATGGCAAGTCAAAATTATTTAAGTGATCCGAAGAACCCGTTCTTTTCTCTCGAAGATGACATCGATGACGAAACTTTCCTGAAAAGCGCACCACCAAGGTCTTCTGGTCGTACGCCTTACAATCATTACACTAATTTCGACAATGATCTCGAGCAAAAGCACCAAGAATTGTTACATCGAAGAAAGGAGATCGAAGATCGTACGATAAAATCATCGGAAAGATCAATTTCACTATTGAGGGATTCTGAGCAGATTGGAGCTGCCACAGCAGAGGTATTTCTTAAAAAATGTTATTGCGAATTGGATGTTACAGTTTTATCTGCTTGCTTTCAATATTAGTCAGAAAACATGTTTGCAGAaatgttctttttttttgtagTTGAAGAAATCTGTGTATTAATGAATTTACTACTAATTGAAAACTAAATAGAATGCTTAGAAAGATAAagtaattaaattttgaaatcatACTTTACTTACTGCCAAGCTAAAAGAATGTCATAATTTTGTGATGGTATACGTGTACTATGATTTCGTTTCTAGGAGCTCATGAGACAAAGAGAACAACTAGAAAGAACAGAAAAAAGATTAGATGATATTAATAGTACTTTAAGGTTCAGTCAAAAACATATCCAAGGAATAAAAAGTGTATTTGGGAGTCTTAAAAATTACCTTAGTGGTAAATCAATGGATGCACCAATACGATCAATTAAATTATCAGAGTCCTCTAGTTCAGATTCAATGGCATCTCCTGCGTTATCTAATTCATTAGAACAAGTACAAACTAATTTGGCTAATACAAGCCCAGCATTAAAGTTACGTGGCCTAGATGATGAAGTTGAGAGTAGTAGTCCTGTGACTAATGATATAAGCAAGGTATTAGAGAAGAATTTGGATGAAATGAGTGGATCATTAGCTAGATTAAAAGGATTAGCAATAGGACTATCAGAAGAAATGGATCTGCAGAATGATTTAATTGATAATATAACAGATAAAACTGAAAGAACTGATATAATATTACAGAAACAAAATAAAGACCT
The sequence above is a segment of the Calliopsis andreniformis isolate RMS-2024a chromosome 3, iyCalAndr_principal, whole genome shotgun sequence genome. Coding sequences within it:
- the LOC143189029 gene encoding synaptosomal-associated protein 29-like — translated: MASQNYLSDPKNPFFSLEDDIDDETFLKSAPPRSSGRTPYNHYTNFDNDLEQKHQELLHRRKEIEDRTIKSSERSISLLRDSEQIGAATAEELMRQREQLERTEKRLDDINSTLRFSQKHIQGIKSVFGSLKNYLSGKSMDAPIRSIKLSESSSSDSMASPALSNSLEQVQTNLANTSPALKLRGLDDEVESSSPVTNDISKVLEKNLDEMSGSLARLKGLAIGLSEEMDLQNDLIDNITDKTERTDIILQKQNKDLTHLLKK